A single genomic interval of Penicillium psychrofluorescens genome assembly, chromosome: 2 harbors:
- a CDS encoding uncharacterized protein (ID:PFLUO_003166-T1.cds;~source:funannotate), which produces MPKLLSALVFTALATCALASPVAGPAITEAPNANLAKRATSCTFSGSNGASSASASQKSCSTIVLSSIAVPSGVTLDLSDLEDDTTVIFEGETTWGYEEWDGPLLQISGTGITIEGASGATLNPDGSRWWDGEGSNGGKTKPKFFYAHDLTSSSITNLYIENTPVQAVSIDNADGLTITDMTINNEAGDTAGGANTDGFDIGDSTNVVITGANVYNQDDCVAVNSGTEITFENGVCSGGHGLSIGSVGGRSDNTVSTVTFKNSEVKSSVNGIRIKATEGDTGEITGVTYTEITLSSISGYGILIEQNYDGGDLKGSPTSGIPITDLTVDNVSGSDGVDSSAYNIVIVCGSGACSDWTWTDVTVTGGETYSSCENVPSGISC; this is translated from the exons ATGCCAAAGCTCCTCAGTGCCTTGGTGTTTACTGCCCTGGCAACATGCGCGCTGGCTTCACCAGTCGCCGGTCCCGCTATCACGGAGGCCCCGAATGCAAATCTAGCAAAACGAGCTACCAGTTGCACATTCTCAGGCTCTAATGGAGCCTCTTCTGCGAGCGCTAGTCAGAAGTCATGCTCTACCATTGTCCTGTCAAGTATCGCCGTGCCATCCGGTGTAACTCTTGATCTCAGTGACCTGGAAGATGATACCACG GTCATTTTCGAAGGAGAGACTACTTGGGGTTATGAGGAATGGGATGGACCTCTGCTTCAGATATCGGGAACTGGAATTACCATCGAAGGTGCTAGTGGTGCAACTCTGAATCCCGATGGATCGCGTTGGTGGGATGGCGAGGGCAGCAATGGTGGAAAGACGAAGCCTAAGTTCTTCTATGCTCATGATCTGACCTCGTCGAGCATCACGAACCTTTACATTGAGAATACACCAGTCCAGGCTGTGAGCATCGACAATGCCGATGGTTTAACTATCACGGATATGACAATTAACAATGAAGCTGGTGATACAGCAGGGGGTGCTAATACGGACGGATTTGATATTGGGGACAGCACTAACGTCGTGATTACGGGTGCCAATGTGTATAACCAAGACGACTGCGTTGCAGTTAACTCGGGAACG GAAATCACGTTCGAGAATGGAGTTTGCAGTGGAGGTCATGGGTTGTCCATTGGAAGTGTTGGAGGAAGGAGCGATAATACCGTAAGCACGGTGACTTTCAAAAACTCAGAAGTCAAAAGCTCTGTCAATG GTATTCGCATTAAAGCTACCGAGGGAGATACTGGAGAGATCACCGGCGTGACCTACACCGAAATCACATTGAGTTCTATCTCCGG GTATGGTATTCTCATTGAGCAAAACTATGATGGCGGCGATCTCAAGGGAAGTCCGACAAGCGGCATTCCTATCACAGATCTGACTGTCGACAATGTCTCCGGCAGCGACGGAGTTGATTCGAGTGCCTACAACATCGTTATTGTCTGTGGCAGTGGTGCCTGCTCTGACTGGACTTGGACTGACGTTACTGTTACTGGAGGTGAAACATACAGCAGCTGTGAGAACGTTCCTTCGGGCATCAGCTGCTAG
- a CDS encoding uncharacterized protein (ID:PFLUO_003168-T1.cds;~source:funannotate) yields the protein MSTKIGHALAKGLGIKLVAYEDAAATDPVTRGESAFSVGTMDTSPYQELEPSSGEWIREHTPSLSDVGLYFYNLFPFTRWIGRYNTQWLIGDLIAGITVGGVVIPQGMSYAKLANLPVEFGLYTSFMGVLIYWFFATSKDITIGPVAVMSTLTGEVITNVQNKIPDASPIIIAQALAIVSGGIVCFLGLARLGILIDFIPLPAISSFMTGAALNIAAGQVAKLLGETASFNTHGSTYMIIIDSLRYLPTSQVDAAMGLTALAMLYAIRSACNYGARKNPLRAKLFFFLSTLRVVFVILFYTMISAAVNLHRKDNPAFSVLGTVPRGFQDAGVPQMDPKIISAFASQLPAAVIVLLIEHIAISKSFGRVNNYTINPSQELVGIGVTNLLGPFLGAYPATGSFSRTAIKSKAGVRTPLAGVITAIVVLLAIYALPPLFFYIPQASLSGVIIHAVGDLITSPNTVYQFWRVSPIDCIIFWIGVLVTTFTTIEIGIYCTICVSLAVFLFRTARAHGHFLGRVSVHSVVGDHLINSDEKSTGFQTPPSPQEDNDYQRSIFLPMNHVDGSNPDIEVKQPFPGVFIYRFTEGFNYPNANHYTDSLVQTIFQTTRRTNQQTYLRPGDRPWNDQGPGVGEDGVAHDAHLPILKAVILDFSSVNNVDITSVQNLIDVRNQLDRWASPRTVQWHFAHISNRWTKRALAAAGFGYPSPTSMDGFHRWKPIFSVAEIEGDSSAAAHAEISTNQRQSKVSDLEANTKTAVSASGVEEWSDGSRNGQENKSSDDISVSKVRNRKAAIVQGMNRPFFHIDLTSALQSAVANIPEEASSKE from the exons ATGTCGACTAAAATTGGGCATGCTCTAGCCAAGGGCCTTGGGATCAAGCTGGTTGCCTACGAagatgctgctgccactgACCCGGTCACACGTGGAGAGTCGGCATTCTCTGTTGGCACTATGGACACATCCCCCTACCAGGAGCTGGAGCCGTCCAGCGGCGAGTGGATCCGCGAACACACTCCATCACTCTCTGATGTTGGCTTGTATTTCTATAATCTATTCCCCTTTACGCGCTGGATTGGTCGTTACAACACCCAATGGTTGATTGGAGACTTGATTGCTG GCATAACCGTGGGAGGTGTTGTCATCCCGCAGGGTATGTCTTATGCTAAGCTTGCGAATCTGCCCGTGGAATTTGGTCTATATACTTCCTTCATGGGGGTCCTCATCTACTGGTTTTTTGCCACATCCAAGGATATCACTATCGGT CCCGTCGCAGTCATGTCAACGTTAACTGGAGAAGTGATTACGAATGTTCAAAATAAAATCCCGGATGCTTCGCCTATCATAATCGCCCAGGCCCTCGCGATAGTTAGCGGTGGTATTGTCTGTTTCCTGGGGCTTGCTCGGCTTGGAATCCTCATCGACTTCATTCCACTGCCAGCCATTTCATCCTTTATGACAGGAGCCGCACTGAATATCGCCGCGGGACAGGTAGCCAAATTGCTAGGAGAAACTGCCAGTTTTAACACACATGGATCGACCTACATGATTATCATCGACAGTCTTCGTTATCTTCCCACTTCACAAGTTGACGCCGCTATGGGTCTGACAGCCTTAGCCATGCTATATGCCATCCGGTCCGCGTGCAACTACGGAGCGCGAAAGAACCCGCTTCGTGCTAagctctttttctttctctcgaCACTTCGCGTTGTCTTCGTGATTTTATTTTACACGATGATCAGTGCAGCAGTGAACTTGCATCGGAAAGACAACCCGGCATTCTCGGTTCTCGGTACCGTTCCTCGGGGATTCCAAGACGCTGGTGTTCCTCAAATGGATCCTAAGATCATCAGCGCTTTCGCGTCTCAACTCCCTGCTGCGGTCATTGTCCTTCTTATAGAACATATTGCCATTTCTAAGTCGTTTGGAAGGGTCAATAATTACACCATCAACCCTTCGCAGGAGCTAGTCGGCATTGGCGTGACAAACCTTCTCGGTCCCTTTCTTGGTGCCTACCCTGCAACCGGATCTTTCTCCCGCACTGCTATCAAATCTAAGGCTGGTGTCCGCACGCCCTTAGCTGGAGTTATCACGGCAATTGTTGTGCTATTGGCCATCTACGCGCTTCCACCTCTATTCTTCTATATCCCGCAAGCATCTCTATCAGGAGTCATCATCCACGCTGTCGGTGACCTGATTACCTCGCCGAACACTGTATATCAGTTTTGGAGGGTTTCTCCAATTGACTGCATCATTTTCTGGATTGGTGTGCTTGTCACGACTTTTACTACCATCGAAATTGGCATCTATTGCACAATCTGCGTTTCGCTGGCAGTTTTCCTTTTCCGGACAGCTCGGGCTCACGGGCACTTCCTCGGTCGAGTATCAGTCCATTCGGTTGTTGGAGACCACCTGATAAACAGCGATGAGAAATCTACGGGATTTCAaacccctccatctccgcagGAAGACAATGACTACCAGCGGTCTATCTTCCTCCCTATGAACCATGTCGATGGCTCCAATCCAGATATCGAGGTGAAGCAGCCATTCCCAGGCGTGTTCATCTATCGATTCACTGAGGGATTCAACTACCCTAACGCCAACCACTACACGGATTCCTTGGTGCAGACCATTTTCCAGACTACGAGGCGGACAAACCAGCAGACCTATCTCCGACCGGGTGACCGACCGTGGAATGACCAAGGTCCTGGGGTTGGTGAGGATGGAGTTGCCCATGACGCCCACCTGCCAATTTTAAAAGCCGTTATACTGGACTTTTCGTCTGTGAATAATGTGGATATCACTTCCGTCCAGAATTTGATAGATGTTCGCAACCAATTGGACCGTTGGGCATCACCACGGACAGTGCAATGGCACTTTGCGCATATCAGCAACAGGTGGACGAAGAGAGCTCTAGCTGCGGCTGGGTTTGGATACCCGAGCCCGACCTCGATGGATGGTTTCCATCGTTGGAAGCCTATCTTCAGTGTGGCTGAGATTGAGGGCGATTCATCGGCTGCTGCGCATGCTGAAATTTCCACCAACCAGCGCCAATCCAAGGTTTCAGATTTGGAGGCCAACACCAAAACAGCAGTATCCGCTAGCGGAGTAGAGGAGTGGTCTGATGGAAGCCGTAACGGTCAAGAAAACAAGTCATCAGACGACATCAGCGTCAGCAAGGTCAGGAACCGCAAAGCTGCCATCGTTCAGGGCATGAACCGtcccttcttccacatcGATCTGACCAGCGCCCTTCAAAGCGCGGTGGCCAATATTCCCGAGGAGGCTTCATCCAAGGAGTAA
- a CDS encoding uncharacterized protein (ID:PFLUO_003167-T1.cds;~source:funannotate): MSDRVREAVVAEAKDVKAASQDVVNSGAYLYPLKGLIYFATHKDLWGPFISRAGRTISLGVGVTTFMFFFTYVPQLAIMAFTSGPLAALSAGLLVLTESSTITNVLSRSFLVEDALVDTFDGTLVARDQESLVAQGRQIKSRSGGRAAVARLGKTLTRPLARMRPQALLRTLIYLPLNLIPVVGTLLYIAMQGKRVGPGLHARYFQLKGWDSIKRDEWVTKNRGAYTG, from the exons ATGTCCGACAGAGTGAGAGAAGCAGTTGTCGCCGAAGCCAAGGACGTCAAGGCAGCCTCTCAAGATGTTGTCAATTCCGGCGCGTACCTTTATCCATTGAAG GGTCTTATCTATTTTGCAACCCATAAAGATCTCTGGGGCCCTTTTATCTCTCGTGCTGGGCGGACCATCAGTCTAGGGGTGGGCGTCACGACAttcatgttcttcttcacctACGTGCCTCAACtggccatcatggccttTACCAGCGGCCCATTGGCCGCTCTATCTGCTGGCCTGCTCGTGCTGACCGAAAGCTCTACCATCACAAACGTCCTTTCGCGCTCTTTCCTAGTTGAGGATGCCCTCGTTGACACTTTTGATGGCACCCTCGTTGCCCGCGACCAGGAGTCTCTTGTCGCACAAGGACGCCAGATAAAATCTCGATCGGGAGGAAGGGCCGCTGTGGCAAGGTTAGGGAAGACTCTGACTCGACCCCTTGCGCGCATGAGGCCACAGGCGCTCCTGCGAACGTTGATCTACTTGCCGTTGAATCTCATTCCTGTTGTCGGAACGCTTCTATATATAGCCATGCAGGGCAAGAGGGTTGGTCCGGGCCTACACGCTCGCTACTTCCAGCTAAAAGGGTGGGACTCTATCAAGCGGGATGAATGGGTTACAAAAAACCGCGGGGCATACACGGGGTAA
- a CDS encoding uncharacterized protein (ID:PFLUO_003170-T1.cds;~source:funannotate) — MTDGSLNFRIATPDDAGQVQQLVQSAFRAEDSRQEWTADEELNSRFSIEVKEILAIITNPDSAFLMATDHNATLVASIGVSKKAADLGRLFMLAVDQQYQRGGVGRQVVAYAEDYSQKTWGITRLGLNALSTRQNLILWYIRRGYRKTGEETPFPREHFKDLVLPDDMCFVELEKDLDTIPVVEGPA; from the coding sequence ATGACCGACGGCAGCCTCAATTTTCGTATTGCAACCCCTGACGATGCGGGACAAGTTCAGCAACTAGTGCAATCGGCATTTCGCGCCGAAGACAGCAGACAAGAGTGGACCGCGGATGAGGAACTCAACTCTCGCTTTTCCATCGAAGTCAAAGAGATCCTGGCCATAATCACCAACCCAGATAGCGCGTTCCTGATGGCCACCGACCACAATGCCACCCTCGTGGCCAGCATCGGCGTTTCTAAGAAGGCGGCTGACCTCGGTCGCCTGTTCATGCTCGCAGTAGACCAGCAATACCAGCGCGGTGGTGTTGGACGCCAGGTAGTTGCTTACGCTGAGGACTACTCTCAAAAGACTTGGGGCATCACGAGACTCGGGTTGAACGCTCTTTCGACGCGTCAAAATCTGATTCTGTGGTACATACGCCGCGGCTACCGCAAGACTGGCGAAGAAACACCATTCCCTCGCGAGCACTTCAAAGATCTGGTGTTGCCGGATGACATGTGTTTTGTGGAGCTGGAAAAAGACCTGGACACAATTCCTGTTGTGGAAGGACCGGCATGA
- a CDS encoding uncharacterized protein (ID:PFLUO_003171-T1.cds;~source:funannotate), which translates to MIFSALLSIVPLVAALPSSHHSSPKSSNGAFSVIAAHSGSPIHLEPLTAAGSNFWLGGKSATYCPSEVAPYCPNSTETVIYGEHYLDVEVPGGQEIYVDPRGALRFTQAHSAYEPTGSSLGPFVYTPPTPSSSFGYWSYTGSGASGFMACPVPAKNATAVPFRSRAAVAATKYQVFAALRNATVPTGNVNDCLGFDALAIPANSTKGMAWEYI; encoded by the exons ATGATCTTTTCCGCACTTCTTTCCATCGTCCCTCTGGTCGCGGCTCTGCCATCATCGCACCACTCCTCGCCCAAGAGCTCGAATGGTGCCTTCAGCGTCATCGCGGCCCACTCCGGCTCTCCCATTCACCTGGAGCCTCTGACTGCGGCCGGCTCGAACTTCTGGCTGGGTGGCAAGTCTGCTACTTACTGTCCCTCGGAGGTGGCCCCCTACTGCCCCAACTCCACTGAGACCGTGATCTACGGCGAGCACTACTTG GATGTCGAGGTCCCTGGTGGACAGGAAATCTACGTCGACCCCCGTGGAGCTTTGCGTTTCACCCAGGCACACTCGGCCTACGAGCCTACTGGCTCCTCGCTGGGCCCCTTCGTGTACACCCCTCCCACTCCTAGCAGCAGCTTTGGTTACTGGTCCTACACCGGCTCGGGTGCCTCTGGCTTCATGGCCTGCCCTGTTCCGGCTAAGAACGCGACTGCTGTTCCGTTCCGTAGCCGCGCCGCCGTTGCTGCTACCAAGTATCAGGTTTTCGCCGCGCTGCGCAACGCTACTGTTCCCACTGGCAATGTCAACGACTGCCTTGGCTTCGATGCCCTTGCTATCCCGGCCAACTCCACCAAGGGTATGGCTTGGGAGTACATCTAA
- a CDS encoding uncharacterized protein (ID:PFLUO_003169-T1.cds;~source:funannotate), whose protein sequence is MSEQHQKSDEMSSTESLANETREAKYQKSYDTLAVPEMNVHEASSSETLNASQIPTTPSPKKNTEWVMTPQVIRNAQRDEAAGFKRRELGVTWQNLSVEVPAAEAAVKENMISQLNVPQLIKDFRRKPPLKSILSDSHGCVKPGEMLLVLGRPGSGCTTLLKILSNRREGYHTIKGDVYFGNMTHDEAIKYQGQIVMNTEEELFYPRLTVGQTMDFATRLKVPFHLPDGAKSVDEYTAETKQFLLESMGISHTADTKVGNEFVRGVSGGERKRVSIIESLATKASIYSWDNSTRGLDASTALEWAKALRAMTDVQGLSTIVTLYQAGNAIYNLFDKVLVLDEGKQIYYGPAAQAKPFMENLGLMYTDGANIGDFLTGVTVPTERKIMPGWEDRFPRTADAILTEYKQSAIYKDEISLYDYPNSDVAAERTEAFKESVAWEKSKHLPKSSDLTISFSAQVSSCTRRQYQILWGEKSTFLIKQILSCVMALIAGSCFYDSPDNSEGLFTKGGAVFFSLLYNCIVAMSEVTESFKGRPILIKHKNFAMYHPAAFCLAQIMADFPVLLFQCSIFSVVIYWMVGLKHTAAAFFTFWAILFTTTLCITALFRMIGAAFSTFEAASKISGTAVKGIVMYAGYMIPKPKVKNWFLELYYTNPFAYAFQAAMSNEFHDQHIDCVGWNLIPNGPGYENVPDANKACTGIGGATTGATFVTGDQYLGSFHYHASQLWRNYGILWAWWGFFAVLTITYTSLWKGGAGSGSSLLIPRESIKKHQAHSDEEAQGNEKGAPRTTTDEPVGVEDENLVRNTSIFTWKNLTYTVKTPTGDRVLLDNIHGWVKPGMLGALMGSSGAGKTTLLDVLAQRKTEGTIKGSIMVDGRELPVSFQRMAGYCEQLDVHEPYATVREALQFSALLRQSRDTPKEEKLKYVETIIDLLELQDLADTLIGFVGNGLSVEQRKRVTIGVELVSKPSILIFLDEPTSGLDGQSAYNTVRFLRKLADVGQAVLVTIHQPSAQLFAQFDTLLLLARGGKTVYFGDIGDNGATIKRYFSKYGADCPTEANPAEFMIDVVTGGIEAVKDKDWHQIWLESPEQHAVTTELDRMIDDAANKPPGTVSDGYEFSMPLWEQTKIVTQRMNVSLFRNTNYVNNKMSLHIISAVLNGFSFWRPGPSVSALNLKMFTIFNFVFVAPGVINQLQPLFIQRRDIYDAREKKSKMYSWIAFVTGLIVSEFPYLCICAVLYFACWYYPVWRLPHDSNRSGAIFFIMLIYEFIYTGIGQFIAAYAPNPTFAALVNPLIISILVLFSGVFVPYTELNVFWKYWMYYLNPFNYVVTGMLTFGLWGAKVTCNEDEFAVFDPINGTCAQYLKDYMAGEGSMVNLINPDATSACKVCEYTNGTDFLKTLNIKHYYVGWRDAAITVIFAISGYALVFGLMKLRTKASKKAE, encoded by the exons ATGTCGGAGCAGCACCAAAAATCCGACGAAATGTCGTCCACTGAATCCCTCGCCAATGAAACCCGTGAGGCGAAATATCAGAAAAGCTACGACACTCTCGCTGTCCCCGAAATGAACGTCCACGAGGCCAGCAGCTCCGAAACACTCAACGCATCTCAGATTCCTACCACTCCATCTCCCAAAAAGAATACAGAATGGGTCATGACGCCGCAAGTCATTCGGAACGCCCAGCGTGACGAAGCAGCCGGCTTCAAACGACGGGAGCTTGGTGTGACCTGGCAGAACCTGTCTGTGGAGGTTCCCGCTGCCGAAGCCGCTGTGAAGGAGAACATGATCTCGCAGTTAAATGTCCCTCAACTCATCAAGGACTTTCGTCGGAAGCCACCGCTCAAGTCGATATTGTCTGACAGCCATGGCTGTGTCAAGCCAGGTGAAATGCTACTTGTCCTGGGTCGACCTGGTTCCGGATGTACCACGCTTCTCAAGATCCTTTCAAACCGTCGTGAAGGATATCACACCATCAAGGGCGATGTGTACTTTGGAAATATGACACACGACGAAGCAATCAAATATCAAGGCCAGATTGTGATGAACACGGAAGAAGAACTATTCTACCCTCGCTTGACTGTTGGTCAAACGATGGATTTCGCCACCAGGCTTAAGGTCCCCTTCCATCTCCCCGATGGAGCCAAAAGCGTTGATGAATATACTGCTGAGACCAAGCAATTCCTTCTCGAGTCTATGGGAATCTCCCATACGGCCGACACAAAAGTGGGAAATGAATTTGTCCGCGGCGTATCtggtggagaaagaaagcgagTTTCTATTATTGAGAGCCTCGCAACAAAGGCGTCGATTTATTCATGGGATAATAGCACTCGCGGTCTAGATGCTAGTACAGCATTGGAATGGGCGAAGGCCCTTCGTGCTATGACCGACGTGCAAGGTCTTTCCACCATCGTCACCCTCTATCAAGCAGGAAACGCCATTTATAATCTATTCGATAaggtcctcgtcctcgacgaagGAAAGCAGATTTACTACGGCCCTGCCGCGCAAGCAAAACCGTTTATGGAGAATCTGGGTCTGATGTATACTGACGGAGCAAACATTG GTGATTTTCTCACTGGTGTGACTGTTCCGACCGAACGAAAGATCATGCCTGGCTGGGAAGACCGATTCCCCAGAACCGCTGACGCCATTTTGACCGAATACAAGCAGTCGGCGATATACAAGGACGAAATTTCTCTCTATGACTATCCCAACAGTGATGTTGCCGCTGAGCGCACGGAGGCATTCAAAGAATCTGTTGCCTGGGAAAAGTCCAAACACCTCCCCAAGAGCAGTGATTTGACCATCAGTTTCTCGGCCCAAGTTTCTTCCTGCACCCGAAGACAGTACCAAATTCTGTGGGGAGAGAAGTCTACTTTCCTGATCAAGCAGATCTTGTCATGTGTTATGGCATTGATCGCTGGTTCTTGTTTCTACGACTCCCCGGACAATAGCGAAGGCCTTTTCACCAAAGGCGgtgccgtcttcttctcgctgttATATAACTGCATTGTGGCCATGTCTGAAGTCACCGAGTCCTTCAAAGGACGCCCTATCCTGATCAAGCATAAGAACTTCGCTATGTACCACCCGGCTGCGTTCTGTCTGGCTCAAATCATGGCGGACTTCCCTGTGTTGCTGTTCCAGTGCTCGATTTTCTCTGTTGTCATCTACTGGATGGTTGGTCTCAAGCACACCGCGGCTGCATTCTTTACCTTCTGGGCTATCCTCTTCACCACAACTCTT TGCATCACCGCTTTGTTCAGAATGATTGGAGCCGCATTCAGCACCTTCGAGGCCGCTTCCAAAATCTCCGGAACCGCCGTCAAGGGCATCGTTATGTATGCTGGTTACATGATTCCCAAGCCGAAGGTCAAGAATTGGTTCCTTGAGCTGTACTACACAAACCCATTCGCCTATGCCTTCCAGGCCGCCATGTCGAACGAATTTCATGACCAACACATTGATTGTGTGGGCTGGAATCTCATTCCCAACGGCCCGGGGTATGAGAATGTTCCTGATGCCAACAAAGCCTGTACAGGCATTGGTGGTGCTACCACCGGTGCTACTTTCGTGACTGGTGACCAATATCTCGGATCCTTCCATTACCACGCCTCCCAATTGTGGCGAAACTACGGCATCCTCTGGGCTTGGTGGGGGTTTTTTGCGGTGTTGACCATCACCTACACCAGTCTCTGGAAGGGTGGAGCGggttctggatcttctcttctcattccTCGTGAGAGCATCAAGAAGCACCAAGCCCACAGTGATGAAGAGGCCCAGGGTAACGAGAAGGGCGCTCCCCGTACGACCACAGATGAGCCCGTTGGAGTTGAAGATGAGAACCTGGTCCGCAATACGTCTATCTTCACCTGGAAAAACCTCACATACACCGTCAAAACCCCTACCGGAGATCGCGTTCTGCTTGACAACATTCACGGATGGGTCAAGCCTGGCATGCTGGGTGCCTTGATGGGTTCATCCGGTGCAGGCAAGACCACACTACTTGATGTGCTTGCCCAACGCAAAACCGAAG GTACCATCAAAGGCTCTATAATGGTTGACGGTCGAGAATTACCCGTATCGTTCCAAAGAATGGCTGGCTATTGCGAGCAGCTGGATGTTCATGAGCCCTACGCGACCGTGAGAGAGGCCCTACAGTTTTCTGCTCTCCTACGCCAGTCCCGCGACACCccaaaggaagaaaagctcAAATACGTCGAGACCATcattgatctccttgagCTCCAGGACCTCGCCGACACCCTCATCGGCTTCGTGGGCAATGGGCTCAGCGTTGAGCAAAGAAAGCGTGTGACTATTGGCGTAGAACTAGTTTCTAAGCCTAGCATTCTGATCTTCCTGGACGAGCCTACCTCTGGTCTCGACGGTCAATCAGCTTACAACACAGTCCGGTTCCTCCGAAAGCTTGCCGACGTTGGCCAAGCAGTTCTTGTCACCATCCACCAACCCTCCGCGCAGCTCTTTGCCCAATTCGATACACTCTTGCTTCTCGCTCGAGGTGGCAAGACGGTTTACTTTGGAGATATCGGCGACAATGGAGCCACCATCAAGCGCTACTTCAGCAAATACGGTGCCGATTGTCCCACTGAAGCCAATCCAGCCGAGTTCATGATCGATGTGGTTACTGGAGGTATCGAAGCTGTTAAGGATAAGGACTGGCATCAGATCTGGCTTGAATCGCCAGAGCAGCACGCCGTGACTACCGAGCTAGACAGAATGATTGACGATGCTGCAAACAAGCCCCCTGGAACGGTCTCCGATGGCTATGAATTCTCTATGCCTCTATGGGAACAGACCAAGATCGTCACTCAGCGCATGAACGTGTCACTCTTCCGCAACACAAACTACGTCAACAACAAGATGTCCCTACATATCATTTCCGCAGTCTTGAACGGTTTCTCTTTCTGGCGGCCCGGCCCGAGTGTGAGTGCCCTGAACCTAAAGATGTTCACAATCTTCAacttcgtcttcgtcgcaCCCGGCGTCATCAACCAACTGCAGCCCCTGTTCATCCAACGTCGGGATATCTACGATGCCCGCGAGAAGAAATCCAAGATGTACTCCTGGATCGCCTTCGTCACCGGTCTTATCGTTTCCGAGTTCCCTTATCTCTGCATTTGTGCAGTCCTTTATTTCGCATGCTGGTATTACCCAGTCTGGAGACTTCCACATGACTCGAACCGATCCGGTGCCATTTTCTTCATAATGCTGATCTACGAGTTCATCTACACTGGTATCGGCCAGTTCATCGCTGCCTATGCGCCTAACCCTACTTTCGCTGCGCTTGTCAACCCCCTGATCATCAGTATCCTGGTCCTCTTCAGCGGTGTCTTTGTGCCGTATACCGAGCTTAACGTCTTCTGGAAGTACTGGATGTACTACCTCAACCCGTTCAATTATGTTGTTACTGGAATGTTGACTTTCGGCCTCTGGGGTGCCAAGGTCACCTGTAATGAGGATGAGTTTGCCGTGTTTGATCCGATCAACGGTACCTGCGCTCAATACCTTAAGGATTACATGGCTGGTGAGGGTTCCATGGTCAACTTGATCAATCCAGACGCTACCTCCGCCTGCAAGGTGTGTGAGTACACTAATGGTACTGATTTCTTGAAGACTCTGAACATCAAACACTATTATGTTGGATGGAGAGATGCTGCGATCACCGTTATCTTCGCCATCAGTGGATATGCTTTGGTTTTTGGACTGATGAAGTTGAGAACCAAGGCTTCAAAGAAAGCGGAGTAG